One Glycine max cultivar Williams 82 chromosome 4, Glycine_max_v4.0, whole genome shotgun sequence DNA segment encodes these proteins:
- the LOC100810181 gene encoding tetraspanin-8 translates to MFRINNTLVGILHTLPLLLSIAAMGDSAYIRVHGDCQKVLQYPLLFGGLFIFVISTLGLVGVLCRVNAALYLYLLATFFVILAFSSFTIVALFVTRNNAPDRAGPSVGYGVGDFSPWLQHYVTDQRNWDVAQSCLVQKRVCHGLAVDANNNDSLAFKRLTTTQVCNGSRFVHVTEKLKLAHFVLK, encoded by the coding sequence ATGTTCCGCATAAACAACACCCTGGTCGGAATCCTCCACACACTCCCCTTACTCCTAAGTATCGCCGCCATGGGCGACTCCGCCTACATCCGCGTCCACGGCGACTGCCAGAAGGTGCTCCAGTACCCGCTCCTCTTCGGCGGCCTCTTCATATTCGTCATCTCCACCCTCGGCCTCGTCGGCGTGCTGTGCCGCGTCAACGCCGCCCTCTACCTCTACCTCCTCGCAACGTTCTTCGTCATCCTCGCCTTCTCGTCGTTCACCATTGTAGCGCTCTTCGTCACCAGAAACAACGCGCCGGATCGGGCGGGGCCGTCGGTGGGGTATGGAGTAGGGGATTTCTCGCCCTGGCTGCAGCACTACGTCACCGACCAGCGAAACTGGGACGTGGCCCAGAGTTGCTTGGTGCAGAAGCGCGTGTGTCACGGCCTCGCCGTGGACGCTAACAATAATGACTCTCTCGCTTTCAAACGGTTAACTACCACGCAGGTTTGTAACGGTTCCCGTTTTGTACATGTCACGGAAAAACTCAAACTTgcacattttgttttgaaataa